A window of Juglans regia cultivar Chandler chromosome 7, Walnut 2.0, whole genome shotgun sequence contains these coding sequences:
- the LOC108991912 gene encoding uncharacterized protein LOC108991912, which produces MSESVGNPEAWLPLPLKFLTNEDILMDKENFNKSAPSFRFPSDFPYDFESFGSNSSLSSPVESVASSTETESSDEEDFFAGLTRRLAQSSLHETQKLTVPSLSRNRRECVIAGSPQSTLTGIGSWSARSAVSSNGSPNGPSRFSSPPTTPFGASNDTWDLIYAAAGQVARLKMSGESPKYNYQNRGLLAPPKLATPASTAKGCNIGLYSNHGLAYNLPQTTQSQHVRQDQVLKPQRAASIWGRQHQEKAGWSTQQNQQELQSQNCARNTGFQSGRCGRPVSTMPLSAWPSPHSQPQNQPPRHTGPGIRPVTLSGSSGKRECAGTGVFLPRRYGSSPDIRKKTCCPAIIVPAKVVQSLNLNFDDISSHPQPPYHTGFTPEHDFVLTRGNALMTQQRRSIRPEGSVSHEIRLPQDWTY; this is translated from the exons ATGTCCGAGTCTGTCGGTAACCCCGAGGCCTGGCTTCCCTTGCCGCTGAAGTTTCTCACTAACGAAGACATACTCATGGACAAGGAGAACTTCAACAAAAGCGCACCGAGTTTCAGGTTTCCCTCCGATTTTCCGTACGATTTCGAATCGTTTGGTTCTAACTCGTCTCTCAGCTCGCCAGTCGAGTCCGTGGCGAGTTCGACAGAGACTGAAAGCAGCGACGAGGAGGATTTTTTTGCGGGGTTGACTCGCCGCCTGGCTCAGTCCTCGTTACACGAAACTCAGAAGCTCACCGTTCCAAGTCTCTCTCGGAACAGACGGGAG TGTGTAATTGCCGGGTCACCTCAATCGACTCTGACTGGAATCGGGAGCTGGTCCGCTCGCAGTGCTGTTTCGAGTAATGGAAGCCCTAACGGTCCCTCTCGGTTCTCATCACCGCCAACGACACCGTTTGGTGCTAGCAACGACACCTGGGATCTCATATATGCAGCTGCTGGGCAGGTTGCGAGGTTGAAAATGAGCGGTGAGTCTCCCAAGTACAACTACCAGAACAGAGGACTTCTGGCACCTCCTAAGCTTGCAACTCCGGCCTCCACGGCGAAGGGCTGCAACATTGGGTTGTACTCCAACCACGGTCTCGCTTACAATCTTCCACAGACGACTCAG TCTCAGCACGTCAGGCAGGACCAGGTGCTGAAGCCCCAGCGCGCAGCTTCCATCTGGGGAAGACAGCACCAAGAGAAGGCGGGCTGGTCAACTCAGCAGAACCAACAAGAGCTACAGAGTCAGAACTGTGCGAGAAATACTGGGTTCCAGAGTGGAAGATGTGGGCGCCCTGTGAGTACTATGCCCCTATCTGCGTGGCCTTCACCACATTCTCAACCTCAAAATCAACCGCCACGCCACACTGGTCCCGGTATTCGACCTGTTACCCTCAGTGGATCTAGTGGGAAGAGGGAGTGCGCTGGAACTGGGGTTTTCTTACCCCGTAGATATGGCAGTTCTCCGGACATTCGTAAGAAAACAT GTTGTCCAGCAATTATTGTCCCGGCCAAGGTTGTTCAGTCCCTCAACTTAAACTTTGATGACATTAGTAGTCACCCTCAGCCACCCTACCACACTGGGTTCACCCCTGAACACG ATTTCGTGTTGACCAGGGGAAATGCCCTCATGACGCAGCAAAGACGGAGTATACGGCCGGAGGGTTCGGTTAGTCATGAAATACGCCTGCCTCAAGATTGGACGTACTGA
- the LOC108991777 gene encoding UDP-glycosyltransferase 76B1-like, protein MENVGGKCNGAMQQRAGRRVVLFPVPLQGHISPMLQLANILYSRGFSITIIHTCFNSPNYSKHTNFTFHSIPDGLLESEASTADITAVLTLLNANCVTPFRDCLAKLLSDSSEEPVACVITDAIWHFTQAVADSFKLPRIVLRTSNVSSFLAFGSLLLMQEKGYLPIQESRLEAPWTDRPPLKFKDIPAINTRNPEDFYRVLSGMLKETKVSSGLIWNSLEDLEQSELISFGQDFPIPVFPIGPLHKYFPASSSSLVTQDQSCLSWLNTQAPRSVLYASFGSLAAFDGSQFAEIAWGLANSKQPFLWVVRPGLVRGSEWLEALPSGFLEAINGRGHIVKWAPQQEVLSHPATGGFCSHNGWNSTLESICEGVPMICLPNFGDQLVNARYVSHVWKIGIHLENRLERGEIEKAIRRLLLGTEGKEMRDRIMNMKEKVYLSLRHGGSSYQALDSLISHISLF, encoded by the exons ATGGAGAACGTCGGAGGAAAGTGCAACGGGGCCATGCAACAAAGGGCGGGCCGCCGGGTGGTTCTTTTCCCGGTGCCTTTGCAGGGCCACATAAGCCCCATGCTTCAGCTTGCAAACATCCTCTACTCCAGAGGTTTTTCCATCACCATAATACACACCTGCTTCAATTCTCCCAACTATTCCAAGCACACCAACTTCACCTTCCATTCAATTCCCGACGGCTTATTGGAAAGCGAAGCATCCACGGCAGATATCACCGCGGTCCTCACGCTCCTTAATGCCAACTGTGTCACGCCTTTTCGTGATTGCTTGGCTAAGTTGTTGTCCGATTCTTCTGAGGAACCCGTTGCTTGCGTGATTACCGATGCCATTTGGCACTTTACGCAAGCAGTCGCCGACAGCTTCAAGCTCCCAAGGATCGTGCTACGGACTAGTAATGTCTCTTCATTTCTTGCTTTCGGCAGCCTCCTACTTATGCAGGAAAAGGGTTACCTCCCCATTCAAG AGTCGCGACTAGAAGCGCCGTGGACAGATCGTCCACCACTTAAATTCAAAGACATTCCGGCGATTAACACGCGCAATCCAGAGGACTTTTATCGAGTATTATCTGGCATGTTGAAAGAAACTAAGGTCTCCTCGGGACTAATTTGGAACTCACTTGAAGACCTTGAACAATCCGAGCTGATCTCATTCGGCCAGGATTTTCCCATTCCGGTGTTTCCCATTGGCCCATTACACAAGTACTTTCCAGCCTCGTCAAGTAGCCTGGTAACACAAGACCAAAGTTGCCTTTCCTGGCTAAACACGCAAGCACCCAGATCCGTACTCTATGCGAGCTTTGGGAGTCTTGCGGCCTTTGATGGATCCCAATTTGCGGAGATAGCTTGGGGGCTAGCCAACAGCAAGCAGCCCTTCCTGTGGGTGGTTCGACCGGGGTTAGTCCGTGGCTCAGAGTGGCTCGAAGCATTGCCCTCTGGGTTCCTAGAGGCGATCAATGGGAGGGGACACATTGTGAAATGGGCTCCACAACAGGAAGTGCTGTCTCATCCTGCCACGGGAGGATTTTGTAGTCACAATGGATGGAATTCGACATTGGAGAGTATATGTGAAGGGGTTCCCATGATTTGTTTGCCTAATTTTGGTGACCAACTGGTAAATGCCAGATACGTGAGCCATGTTTGGAAAATTGGGATCCATTTAGAGAATAGGCTAGAGAGAGGAGAGATAGAGAAGGCAATTAGAAGGCTCCTGCTGGGGACTGAAGGCAAGGAGATGAGAGACCGGATTATGAATATGAAGGAAAAAGTTTATCTTTCTCTAAGGCATGGGGGTTCTTCATATCAAGCCCTAGACAGCTTGATCAGTCACATTTCTTTGTTCTAG
- the LOC108991776 gene encoding 7-deoxyloganetic acid glucosyl transferase-like, whose amino-acid sequence MEEDTKAGPPHVLIFPFPVQGHVNSMLKLAELLAHAGLHITFLNTDHNHDRLVRYSPDNLARFSGFPGFQFKIIPDGLPADHPRAGERVMEMFNSLNSVTKPLFKEMLFTDHELQSIPGSNRRAVSCIIADGILSFAIDVGNELGIPVIHFRTIGACSFWAYFCIPDLVEAGELPIRGNEDMDRILKRVPGMETFIRCRDLPSFCRTKNILADPNLQLFVDQTRQTPGARALILNTFEELEGPVLSQIRTQCPQIYTIGPLHALVKYRSVGSKTTSLQSQSLNSLFEVDRNCMTWLDAQPLKSVIYVSFGSIKKMTNEEMREFWYGLVNSKKRFLWVIRLDMVDGKDGGDDDQIPSELAEGTRERGYIADWVPQEEVLAHQAIGGFFTHSGWNSTLESIVAGVPMLCWPCSADQQPNSRFVSEVWKLGMDMKDVCNRTVVEKMVNDLIVNRRDEFMKSTVEMARLARESASKGGSSYCNLDRLIKDISLMGVRSKEYLPSSIN is encoded by the exons ATGGAAGAAGACACGAAAGCTGGTCCTCCCCACGTTCTAATCTTTCCCTTTCCGGTACAAGGACATGTCAACTCCATGCTCAAGCTAGCGGAGCTTCTTGCCCATGCCGGTCTTCACATCACCTTTCTCAACACCGATCACAACCACGATCGTCTCGTTCGTTACAGTCCCGATAACCTTGCCCGTTTCTCAGGCTTTCCTGGATTCCAATTCAAGATCATCCCTGACGGCCTTCCAGCCGATCACCCACGAGCCGGTGAGCGCGTCATGGAAATGTTCAATAGCTTGAACTCGGTAACCAAACCACTTTTTAAAGAGATGCTGTTTACGGATCATGAATTGCAATCGATTCCGGGCAGTAATAGACGGGCAGTTAGTTGCATCATAGCTGATGGGATCCTGAGCTTTGCTATTGATGTTGGCAACGAGCTTGGCATTCCTGTCATTCATTTCCGTACCATCGGTGCTTGCTCCTTCTGGGCTTACTTTTGCATTCCAGATTTGGTTGAAGCGGGAGAGCTTCCCATTAGAG GAAACGAAGACATGGATCGCATTCTAAAGAGGGTGCCAGGAATGGAAACTTTTATCCGGTGCCGCGACCTTCCAAGTTTCTGCCGAACCAAAAATATTCTAGCTGACCCGAATCTCCAACTATTTGTGGATCAGACCAGACAGACCCCCGGAGCCCGAGCACTGATACTCAACACGTTTGAAGAGCTAGAAGGGCCTGTGCTTTCCCAAATTCGTACACAATGTCCCCAAATCTATACCATCGGACCCCTCCACGCACTCGTCAAATACAGATCAGTTGGGTCCAAAACTACCTCGTTGCAGTCTCAGTCTTTGAACAGCCTCTTCGAGGTGGACAGGAACTGCATGACGTGGCTCGACGCTCAACCATTGAAGTCGGTAATCTACGTGAGCTTTGgaagcattaaaaaaatgacaaatgagGAGATGAGAGAGTTTTGGTATGGTTTGGTTAATAGCAAGAAGCGATTCCTGTGGGTCATACGACTGGACATGGTGGACGGGAAAGATGGAGGCGACGATGATCAGATTCCATCCGAGCTGGCAGAAGGGACAAGAGAGAGGGGATACATAGCGGATTGGGTCCCACAAGAGGAGGTCCTGGCCCACCAAGCCATAGGTGGGTTTTTTACCCACAGTGGGTGGAACTCGACGTTGGAGAGCATTGTGGCTGGGGTGCCAATGTTATGCTGGCCCTGCTCTGCTGATCAGCAACCGAACAGCAGGTTTGTGAGTGAGGTTTGGAAGCTTGGGATGGACATGAAGGATGTTTGCAATAGAACAGTTGTAGAGAAGATGGTGAATGATCTGATTGTCAACAGGAGGGACGAGTTTATGAAATCAACGGTGGAGATGGCTAGGTTGGCAAGAGAAAGTGCGAGTAAAGGTGGGTCTTCTTACTGCAATTTGGACCGTTTGATCAAGGATATAAGCCTGATGGGTGTTCGTTCCAAAGAATATCTTCCATCATCAATTAATTAA
- the LOC108991754 gene encoding 17.8 kDa class I heat shock protein-like: protein MALSLFGGRRSNVFDPFSLDIWDPFEGFPMVSSSVANVPSSAGRETAAVVNPRIDWKETPETHIIRADLPGLNKEEVKVEIEDGRVLQISGERNREHEEKNDKWHRVERVTGKFLRRFRLPENATMDQVKATMENGVLTIIVPKEEEKKPEVKPVQISG from the coding sequence ATGGCGCTCAGCCTTTTCGGTGGCCGAAGAAGCAATGTCTTCGATCCCTTTTCTCTTGACATCTGGGACCCATTTGAGGGCTTCCCTATGGTCTCGAGCTCTGTCGCCAACGTTCCTTCCTCTGCAGGCCGCGAAACTGCTGCTGTTGTCAACCCTCGGATCGACTGGAAAGAAACCCCGGAAACTCATATTATCAGGGCCGATCTTCCGGGGCTGAACAAGGAAGAGGTGAAGGTGGAGATCGAGGACGGTAGGGTGCTGCAGATAAGcggagagagaaacagagagcaCGAGGAAAAGAACGACAAGTGGCATAGGGTTGAGAGAGTGACGGGCAAGTTCTTGAGGAGGTTCAGGTTGCCAGAGAATGCGACAATGGATCAGGTGAAGGCTACCATGGAGAATGGAGTGCTCACCATTATTGTTCCcaaagaggaggagaagaagccCGAGGTCAAGCCTGTTCAGATATCGGGCTAA